The DNA region GATCTAAAGAAAAATACATTGATCAGAATATGTCAAAATATGGGAAAGATTCAAAAGACTGTAATACATCAAACACAATGAATGAATCAAGCACAAGTGATTCTTCAGATGATTCTGATAAAAGGAAGCATGCAAAACCTGAAAAGAGCAGAAGTAAACCTGAAAAATGGCATTCTGAAAGGAGAaaatcaaaaacaaagaatgctAGCAGATCGGAAGAATCACCTGATGAATATGAAAGGAAGAAATCGAAGATAAGAAATAGGAGTAGATCAAGAAGTTCTTCAATAGAGTACGATAGAAAATACAGAGAAAAAACTTATAAATATAGGAAAGATTCTAAGGATAACAGGAGAGGAAGAGATTATTCAGATGATGATTATGAAGAAAATAGGAATTCAAGAAAATGTAATAAGAATGCTACTAGCAGATCGGAAAAATCACCTGAAGAATATGGAAGGAAGAAATCGAAGATAAGAAATAGGAGTAGATCAAGAAGTTCTTCAATAGAGTATAATAGAAAATACAGAGAAAAAACTGATGAGTATATGAAATATTCTAAAGAGAAGAGGAGTGGAAGAGATTCTTCTCGTTATTCAGATGAtgattatgaagaaaagaagaaTTCAAGAAAAAGTAATAAAGACTCGAGAGAGGAAATCCAAAGGGataaaaatacacaaaaaagcaaaaaaaagaaGAGCCATAAAAAGAGAAGGGATAGTTCTTCTGAGTCAGActattcaaaagaaaaaataaagcaTAAATCAAGACATTGAGATCTAATAATTCATTGCTCTTGTGAAAATGTTTCAGGCTGTTACTCCTTGGAAAATATGACCAATGAGCTTGAAACTGATAAGATTTCTATATTTTGTAAATATTGTACATCTGATATTCTTTTGTTTACCATTtctcttttttgaaataaatatcaGTTTTGTATTAATTGCTTCCTTTCAAGACCCAAATTCTTAAATATCtaaatcaaataaattaaaatctcATGAACCTTGAGGTTTGGATACAGGGAAGTTGAATTTAACCGTTGTTTAGATTTTCTGCAGAATTCAGAAAAGTAATAAActatagggtgtcccatttgaaataacaaaattttgcCCAACTACAGCTACAACCGGATGTATGGAAATTTTTTCCGGCAGAAATTCATCAGCTGGAagctgaatttttcaattcagatAAAGAATTTTCACAATTAACATGATTTTTCTTGGTTCAGGAAATTGTTTGGATAGATGTCATTTTCTTAACGCCGTCATCTATTGGGAGACTTCGATTCTATTCCCGACGATGTTAGATATGGTTTTCAAAAAAACACATGTTTGTGTTGAAACAATCCAAATTTGTACTCAGCTTTTCattataaaatattgaataccATTAATTAATTGAGAAGTGtattttttattcagaaatacatcattttcataaataatcATTAGCATTTAAAAATTATATTACAAGTTACAtgctttttttgaatataagttgAATTCATATGACTCTTCTTTTATAAAATGTAATGAGGGCATGAGTTATATTGAAACCTCCTAGTAAACTCACAACCCACATGAATAAAAACACAGGTATAGGAGATAGAATCAAATGAGTTCTTTTCAAAAGATATAAAGAGCTATATCCTAAGAATGTTATGTACATATAATATAATACAGCAACTAGCCAAAATGTATTACCTAAAAATCTTGAAATGAACCATTCATGACTGATTAAACCATTATAGaaaaataattggaaaaaatgaagTAGTACTAAAGGAGGAAAAAAAGCATTCAAGTGAACATCAAATGCGTAACCCCATTCAACATCTTCAGAATGCTCATCAactctgaaatatttatttaaaatgaaCCAAAAAAGTGTAGCAATGATAATACCTAAACCTATGCAGTCAAAAAATACAACATAaagtaaaaaatgaataaactgTAAGAAACTTAAACGTAAAATCACAGCAAACCCTATTGAAGTTATGCACAAACAAGCTGCAAAAATAACTAAGAATGCTGGATCATCTCTAGCAAATTGAGACTTAGTTTGTTTCCTATGATGGAAATTTCGGTAAACTTTTTGTGGCGCTATGAATAAGTAGACCATTTGCCACAGAGCAAACTGAAAATCCATCTGATTAAATTTAAATATTCGACGTAAATATTTATATCTCTTCGTAGCAGCTGACATACAATCCCGTTGAGTAACTGGTAAAGGTATTGATGGACTTCTCGGGACAAAATTTAAGCTTGAAGCTATACTACTGGTAGGGGAAGGCGACTTTAATTTATATTCACTCTTGTAATCCATTTTTCTTATGGGCTGAAATATATATAGGATGATGACAAATACGAATACGTTTTCCACAATTCTTATTGAGTTACCTAATTCTATAACATCGATTTATTTACGTTTTCCTCCAATTTGCTGATAAACTCATATAGTCACTAAATGAGCTTCTATTCATCATAATTAAACCTGTTTGATTTGTACTTTTTCCAATCcaaacttatatttttttctatattatgaaaattgaaaatgatttaaAACGTCATAGAATCATCCACCCACATGCACCATAAAACTTGATTGACTTTTAAGTCAAAAGAAAATTTTCGTTCACTAGTCTTTGGCAAATCCAATAAAATAATCAAATCGACTTGAACGACAAAGATTCCGAACTCAGCTAAAGATTGTTCTTTGGTTTTCGTAATCGAGTCACATGTTCGTTGTCAAATTGACAATTAATATTCTATGCCTCCtgtattattgatattttgatatatcccatatttaattcattttaaagCAATATTTTTGTAGGAAAAATCACTTCATTTTCATAAATTAAACATGGATTGCAAATAATCATGAACACATTCAATACTGACACATCACTCATTATTCATGTTCAATAGAAAACAAGCTGTTCTGATTTCTGAATACTTTTATAATTGactgaatgaaaatttgcaatcgacctattctctggaagaatatttttggtaaCAACTCGAAATATCTCTTCTTCAGGTAAGCAGTAACCTTAAATGCCTTTTTAAATTTTAAGGCAACTATAATTTTTAGTTTACGACAACTAGCTTCTGAAGGTACTGTACCTGTGAAAAATAAATCGGCCACGATGGTTTCACAGCGTTTTGACAACATCTTCAAGTCCAAAGAAGACAAAAGGCTATATAGAGGTCTTATTCTTTCAAATCAATTGAAAGTTCTGCTTGTCAGTGATCCAAGTACCGATAAATCAGCAGCTGCAATGGATGTAAATGTTGGTtagttttaatattttttgtCATATCTCCTGAGGAAAAGATTAACACATTGACAATAGAGCTCATAAAGTAGTCACAAGAAGTGTATGGAAAATTGGTTTTCTTACTGAAaagaataatatttatttatttcaaaaatcctCAGTATATAATAGACCATATATATATAATCAGAACGTTGGCTATTGTAGCTTAGTATTCTGTGAAGTATGAATTACTGTTGGTTTATGCTGGCCAGTAACTTATTCCCTAATCCTCTAATCATTTTTTGGCCAGTCAAAATATCTATATTTTGAGGCTTGAACTTTTAAACATAGTTGTATTATTGTGGGTTTACATCTAAAAAAACTGGCCAGTATAAACCAACTCTTATTTATCCTCTTCTATTAAATGGTTACATGTTTTCCAAATCATTCAGTGACTCAATGAGTTGAATGTAACACATCCAGAATTAAAAGTGGTAGGAGTAAAAACTAATTCTGGAttaatttttctagaaacttCTACATCAAATCTTATTTAACAAAAAAGTTTCCACATTATCGTAACATGAACATATTACTTTGTCTGAATTGTATTGATAAATTGATAATTAATAATAGTTGAAAGTGCTTGAGGCAGATaacaatttttgaataaaagatGATTTATGGGAATGAATAAATTTGCTTGCACTTAAAAATATGTTTTAGGGTATATGAGTGATCCTAAGAATGTGAAGGGCTTAGCTCACTTCTGTGAGCATATGCTGTTTTTAGGTACTGAAAAGTATCCTAATGAAAATGACTATAACAAATTTCTGAGTGAACATGGGGGCAGTAGTAATGCAGCAACATATCCAGATCACACTATTTACTACTTTGATGTTGTACCTGAGCATCTATCAAGTGCTCTTGATAGGTGAGGggatattttattctatttgatCTGGATAATTTTGCATTGTATATTTTAGATTTGCTCAATTCTTCATTGCACCATTATTCACTGAGAGTGCCACAGATAAAGAGTTGAATGCTGTTAATTCAGAACATGACAAAAATGTTCAGAGTGATCTTTGGAGATTGGATCAATTGGATAAGCATCTTGCTGATCCAGATCATCCTTACCACACATTTGGTACAGGTATGTTTGAAATTAAGTCAGCATTTCTATTAACAACAAAAAACACAAGCTTCAGTTTGacaaagaaattgaaaatgggTGGAAAATGTGAAACCAAAGATtattactctataatctttgtttgaaACTGTTCTACTGCTGCCAATTTTTTAGGAAATAATTGTGGATATTGAATTAATGTAGTCTATACTTGATGGAAATCTATAATTGAACTGAAGAAATTGAATTACATAATTTTCACTTTTAGATGGAGATTTTTAGCTATCATGAGTGCTTCTTGACCTCAAGACTTAATTGTGATTGTAAAAGATGAGTAGTGGTAAGAAGTTATCCTAATGAGAATCATATAATTCATTTTCTTTAGTTTGtggatattgaaaaattccatattttcaagttaactatatacagggtgtcccaaattcgttgATCACTGAAAACATTTCTACATCTAGAAGACTTAGCGTCGCgataacacgactctacaaaaatatttttgttctttgtcctaacgtttatactaggattttccggttaattatgcacaaaaacgaaaagaaaataactttttttggtataaagtttgcttttgtgatagttatagtattaatagtcgttcttcattttttttataatttttaataattcaaaaagatcgtccgatgagagtggggtgtttacgtttacaaggtgccgctagagggcactcgagtcataaacaatgatcaggtgttgtttactagcccagacaaacttcaaatatcgtcaagaaaatgtaaatacgatgctgatgcattttgttttatatgtggtcaatttattataattcgtgacgtgaaatacgaattaaagacatctcacgttctctctgaagcctatgaagcatattttgactttcctgtttggaatcaagacaagccatgggctccacatgttgaTTGTTTTTAGtgtaaatgctatcgttgaatcagtctcctaaacacagaagcaaactttttcatgccatatatttttttttcgtctaattaggatctaaactatcgaaattttatgctttgcactcaaagtcaaatttggtgttgacccgtgtaatcTTCAAAAATCCCCGATCTCTTTTTTCAAAATGATAAGATCAGAAAGCAAATCATAGATATCTTGATTCGTTTTTGAGTTCTTTGAAATGACTTGTGGGTTTTAGTCCACCATGCTAGAGACGCATAGGTGATAATAGGGTGTACTACCCCTGTGTATAGCCACAGTACCATTTTCGTTTTCATACCCCATGATAATGTCAAGTGAGAAGGAGAAATTTAGtgaaagttttcatttcatGAGGAATACACATAAAGtgaatcaaaattttgagtGAAACGCAACCTAGGACAAACTCGAAAAAGCACTGAAGTAAGGAATATCTCAAACAGAAACCAAGATAGCGAACAGAACAGTCATTTCACGGAGACGCCCTGTAACTCGAGAACAAAACAGAACATTTACGATCTGAATTCTAATATCtaataattcagaaaaaagaGATCGGAACTCATTGAAAATTTGTCCCTTAGTCTTATAGTTCACAAGCTGCTTTCATTGAACATCAAATTTGGTACACCCTGTACAACTTCCGTATTATTATTAAACAAATTAGAAGCTCAGCCCCAAGGTTTCTCTTTCAGGCAACCGATATACCTTAGAAATATTACCAAAACGTGAAGGGATTAATGTCAGAGAAGAGCTTTTGAAATTTCATAATACTTGGTATTCGTCTAATTTAATGAGTTTGGCTGTACTGGGTAAAGGTATGGTTTTCTTTCTGAATGTTTGGTTTGATTTAATAATGGTGTAATCATATAGAGAGCTTGGATGAACTTGAAGCAACAGTGGTAGAGTTATTTCACAATGTGGAAAATAAAAACTCTCCCCTTCCTGAGTGGAGTGATGCCCCATTTAACGAAGGACATTTTGAAACATGTACTTATATTCATCCAGTGAAAGATGTCAGGAACTTAAACATTATATTTCCTTGCAAAGATTTTAGACATGAATATAAAGCAGCAGTGAGTTTGAAGAATAGTTATTGCTTAAATTTTATAAGATTCAAGTAAAATTGGAACCAAGTACTATAATCTGAATTAATTATGTAATAATAACTTGAAATATTAGCCataattataaattattaaGTGTGTGGTTCTAGgtaatacagggtctttcatagttaaatgtacagggtgggcaaaattggatgggattgaatggcagctctgtaaacGTAAGAGCTAGAGAAAAATGggtggcacgtttccgacctcgattttcaaaagattgttaactTTGTTGtttactttttcatgtagaatgcaatggcgtagtcaaagattttttcagtgctccacttcagtgatatagtgataacttttattttttaaatataaaccctgtgttatttttacatattccagtcccatattcttttctgattcagaatatataacatacgtcgtgtctctgattgttcttccaaaaaaaaactagttcggtctagttggcaggtcatttcattgaaaatatgataatgaactttatgctcctaaattgtgtcaggttattaaatgacacaggctttgcctttaatggatttccttaggtttattattcagattttAAAATTGTAACacccttgtagatttcaaagtataaacctcattattattactaatTTGGGAGATTTTGAAGATCACTTCCATTCCGAATATTTGAAAGGATGagaaattttccaatatggaatgaatcactttcaggtaattttataaacctggattcaactgaatatgttccgaaacATTTTCAACTAGTAGATAATCGAAATACCAGtaccacagccttttcaaacaccttcacaaataatAAGGCTGTTCCAGTACTAGTAGAGgttaattggtaaatatgaagtagtcattgaaattctcataatttcctcatttcccgagcatcttctcgaatatccggaatgaaagtgatctccaaaatctctcataacctgacatAATATatgagcataaagttcattatcatattatcaatgaaatgacctcCCAACTATatcgaactagtttttgagttgtttttttattgaaaaacaatcaGAAACACGACTTACGTTATATattccgaatcagaaaaaaatatgggactgaaatatgtaaaaataacatagagtttatatttaaaagaataaaagttatcactatatcactggagtggcggactgaaaaaatttttgactacgccactacattctacatgaaaaagtgtctgtagaatgtaacatttgttgtttttcgatatcactggcactttacgaaatagaggcaccagtacgaagagccaaaaaatgagttttcacttataactcgaaaacaaaagaagatagagggatgcggttttggccatttacaatgttttgaaaatcgaggtcggaaacgtaccatccattttttcctagctcttacggttccagagctgtcattcaataccatcgaattttgcccaccctgtacatagctCTACTGCAGGAAGAGGACACCCAAACGATTGCAAATAACCTGGGGTTGTAGGGTTCATATTGCTCATTATACAAGATACAGGTTACTTTATTCATTTGGTCCATATTTTCCTCAAGCAATAAGATTAGGGCGTTTTTATGGCTCTCCAGTCTTGTGTGATGTCTGTTACTTCTGTCCTGGATGACTTCTTTCACATAGGAAATGTTTAGATCTGTATGCAGTGTTTAACATACCAGGGTGCCTTTGCTAACATCCTTGGTATTTTAGATTGGCTTCTCTGAATTATGTAAATGTTAGATTTTCTTGAATATCCCCAGAGCTCAATTCCATAGGTCCAAATGGGTTTGATAATTGATTTATATATAAAAAGCTTGTTTTCAAGtgataatttggattttctaCCTATTTGCCAATGAAGCTTTTTGACTTATAGTCAACCTGTTTTCTTAGTTATATGTTCTTCCCAGGTAAGTCGCTTATCAAGATGCATGCAAGATATTTTGTCGATGTAGATTCAGGTAACT from Coccinella septempunctata chromosome 1, icCocSept1.1, whole genome shotgun sequence includes:
- the LOC123312061 gene encoding protein unc-50 homolog, which gives rise to MDYKSEYKLKSPSPTSSIASSLNFVPRSPSIPLPVTQRDCMSAATKRYKYLRRIFKFNQMDFQFALWQMVYLFIAPQKVYRNFHHRKQTKSQFARDDPAFLVIFAACLCITSIGFAVILRLSFLQFIHFLLYVVFFDCIGLGIIIATLFWFILNKYFRVDEHSEDVEWGYAFDVHLNAFFPPLVLLHFFQLFFYNGLISHEWFISRFLGNTFWLVAVLYYMYITFLGYSSLYLLKRTHLILSPIPVFLFMWVVSLLGGFNITHALITFYKRRVI